Genomic segment of Myxococcales bacterium:
GCAAAGGCTGGCGCAGACGCGGCCTAATCAACCTCTCCGCAATACCGGGCTAATAACTCTCCCCCACCCAGCGCTCTCGCCGCTGCCCAACCCGTCCGCACTACCAAACCGGCCCTTTTCCCTAACCGCCCAACGGGCAACCAAGCCGGGTAGAAGGCCCCCCCATCCAATGATCAGACCTACCGGCGCACGAAGCGCAGGATGTAGTTGTCCGTGAGGCCTTCGATTTTGATTTCTTCTTTGAAGCTGAATCCGGCTGCTTCGATCTCTTTGCGAAACACATCCTTTCCTGCTCGCACGTGATTCATGATGAAGTTGCTGGTCTCGCCCGGGATTCGTTCGAAGTCGATGATCACGAGGCTTCCGCCCCAGCGCAGCACGTAGGCGAGATTTCTCAACATGTCCTCGGGGTATTCGAAGTGATGGTAGACATCGCAGAGGAACGCGAGGTCGATCGAACTTTCGGCCAGACCCGTGGAGCGCTCCGTATTTTCCACCACTTCGATTTGGTCGAGATCTGCCTGAGAAAACCGATCCTGCATGTGTTCGATGAACTTGGGAGAGATTTCGAGCGCCCAGACCAGACCGTTGTGGCCGACGGCTCGGGCGAACAACTCGCTGAAGAGCCCCGTTCCCGCACCGATGTCAGCGACACGCTGCTTGTCCCGGAGCTTCAAGGCCGCCACGATTTCCTTTCGGTGTGCGTAGATCTGCCTCGACTCGCCTTCGAAACGCTTCCTCCACTCGGCGATCTCGAGTGTTTCCGAGAGGAACTTGTCGTTGATACCGGGATTGACGCTGTTGTTTTGAGCGGTGGCCTGCAGCAAAGGCAGCGAGATCAACACAATCTGCAAAGCCAATAGAGCGAATCGATGGTGTGCGAGATTTCGAATCATCGGCGCAGCATAGCGGAAAGCAAATGTTGCAGGTGCCCCCGTTCTGATTGTTCATCCCCGCAAAACGCGAACCGTCGGGTGGATCCCGGATTGCTAAGCTCCGGGCCATGCCTTCTGGTTATCCGCTCTCATTTGTACCCGGTCACATGGCTCCCGAAGATCCGGGTGAAGCCCCGCTCTGCTTTGCATTTCGCAACCGCGACCTGCTCGTGATGGAAGACGGAGCACTGCCCCCGGTAGCATTGATCGACGAGCATGGTATCGAAGCCGTGCGCCGGCAGTACCTCGGTAGCCTCAACGGCACGCACTGCTATTCGCTCGAACTCGCCCCCGACATCGCTCCGCCCCCGGGCATGGACTTCCGCAATCTGCGCATGTTGTTTGGCAGCCTCGACCCGGCATGTCACGCGGTGGCGGGGCGGGCGGTTCAAATCGTCGAATGGGATCGCACGCATCAGTTCTGCGGGTCCTGTGGCCAGAAGACCGTGCTGGCAGATATCGACCGTTCGCGCTCGTGTCCCGATTGTGCAGTTCCCATGTACCCCCGCCTGTCGCCGGCGATGATCGTGGCCGTCGAACGGGGCGACCAGGTCTTGCTGGGTCGGTCACCGCACTTTCCACCGGGTATCTACAGTTGCCTGGCTGGCTTCGTAGAGCCGGGGGAAAGCGCAGAAGAGGCCGTGATTCGAGAGGTCTATGAAGAGACGCGCATTGTCTGCGACAACGTGCGCTACTTCAACAGCCAGGCCTGGCCGTTTCCAAATTCCCTGATGCTGGGCTTCACGGCGCAATATGTGGGAGGCGAGATCGATACCCGCGGCGATGAACTCGAAGACGCCCGATGGTGCGCCGCCGACGATATGCCGAATATTTTTCCGGGCAACGTCAGCATCTCCCAATGGTTGCTGGCGGATTTTCTGGAGCGCAATCAAGGCGGCTGATTGAGACCCTGCTATGAGATCGTGAGCACGATCTTCCCATGTGTTTTGCGATTCCCGAGTGCAGCCAATGCATCGGCTGCCCGCGAGAGTGGGTAGCTCTTCGAAATGACGGGCTTGATGCTCCCCTCCTCGTACAACTTCATGAGCGAGCGAAAACAGCTCGCGATTTGTTCGGGGGCGTGCTTCGTCATTGGGCCGAAGTGAACTCCGACCAGCGAAATGTGCTTGAGAAGAATTCGGTTGACTTTCACCAGCGGGATCTCCCCTCCCGCAAAACCGACGATCACGAGACGTCCTTCCCATGCGATGCAACGCGTGCAGCCGTCGAAGATGTCTCCGCCTACATTTTCGATCACAACATTGGCGCCTTGCCCCTGAGTCTCCTGGCGAACCCGCTCAACCCAGTCATCCTTGCGATAGTCGATCGCGATGTCCGCCCCGACACCGCGCACGATCTCGAGCTTCTCGCTCCCCCCCGCCAGGGCGATGACCCTCGCGCCCAACGCTTTCGCGATCTGGATCGTCGCAGTCCCAATGCCACCCGCCGCGGCGGTGACGAGGACGGTTTCCCCGGCCGCGAGCATTCCGCGGGGAACGAGTGCGAGATAACTCGTGCCATAGACAATCGGCATCGCAGCAGCGTGCTCGAAGGACATGTCGTCGGGGATGGGGAACGTGGCTTCCGAGTTGGCGTTTACGCGTTCGGCAAAGCCACCGTGTCCGACAAAGGCCATGACGCGGTCACCGACGCTAAAGCCCGTGACCCCCTCTCCTATTTCACAGACAACGCCAGCGACTTCACCTCCGGGAATGAAGGGAAACTCCGGTTTGACCTGATACTTGCCCCGTACAATCAACGTATCGGCGAAGTTGCAGCCGATGGCCTTCACTTCAATCGCGAGTTTCCCCGCTTCGATCTCGGGGGTCTCGATCTCGGATACCGAGAGATCCATCGGTTCCATCAACTCACGAACGACGACAGCCTTCATCGCGAAAACTCCATTCCCGTTGAATTCGAGCCGAGAGCTTACTGGAGTTCAGTCAGAAAAGTTCTGGCCATTTGTATTCGAAGGAGTGCCCACGACGACCTTCAGACCGTCGCGTACGTCGACCTCGCTTACCTGAATTCGCGAGAGATGGTCGCCCACGAGAACGCGGTACGGTCCGGTCGCGTGGATGGGAGTTTCACTCGCCGTCGAATAGGGGATCCGCAGTCGTGCGATGCCATCGTCGCCCGTTTCTCCGTTGACGAGATAGACGAAGCGGCGGCCGCTGGGTGCCTCAATGGTGAGCGAAGCGCTGATGCGAGTCTGGGGTGCCGCTTCGATTTCGAGCAGGGCGCCCTTCACAATTTCGAACAGCTTGTACGCAACGCCACTGCCGTCGGCGAGAGATTCGGTCTTCTGACCATAGAGCAGTCCGAAACCCGCGCGTCCAGGAGACGATTCGGTTACCAGCCGAAAATGTTCCAGCCGTGGGCCATGGTCGTCCTGGCGCCCGTCGCGCTGATGCAGCCGCCCGGAAATGGTGTCGATGCTGTCGGTGTTCGCCGTAACGACGTAGCGCCCCCGCAGAAGACTGGCGATCGCGATGGCCTTGGGTTCTTCTTTGGCGCGAAAGAACGCCAGCGACCTGGCCCAGTTCTCGGGCCCAATGTATGACCACATGGGATCGGTCGCGGTGGCGCGGCGCGCATAGTAGTGGAGCACATGCCCGAGGTTCGCGTGGGCGATGATTCCGTATTCGGGATTTCGGCGGTGATTCAGAAAGCCGTCTGTATCTGGCGTGGCAGCCCGCACCTTGCGGGCAAAGTGCGCGACGTTCTTCGAGATGAGATCCATCCCCGCGGCGGGGTTCGCGGCCTTGCCCGTGAGTGCGGCCAAGCCGCTTTGAAGTCGCGGGATTTCGTAGCTGCGCAATACCGACGAAAAGAGTCCGAGGGCCAGCAATCCACTGATCACCGCCGCCGCAAGCCGCGCTCTTTGCGACTCGATGCCAATCTTGCGAAGGGCTGCGCGTGACAACTCCACCAGGCCGATCGCAAAGGCCACTGCAGCGGCGGGTGCGAGGTCGTTGCCGTAGCGCCGTTGTGCGATGGCCAGGATCACAAAGCCCGCGGTCCAACCGGTGAGTACCCAGGCAGCAGGTCTATGCTGCGGTTCGCGGACGAACAGCGGGAAGGCGAACGGCGCCAGGGGCAGCAGGTAGGCGAAGTACGCCCACGGTTGTTGGGGAGAATGGACGGGGTCTCGGCCAAAGATCGCAAACAGCGGCAACTGTTCGAGGGTCGCGAGCCCGGCGCCGTCCTGCATGGTGAGAAACTGGAACGCGGGCAAGAGACCGGATCGCGTCGCTGGAATCAACAAGAGAGCTGCGACGAAGATCAGACTCGCAGCTCCCATTGCAGAGATGCGCAGGGCAACGCCGCTTTCGGGTCGATGTCTGTTCAATGCCCAATGGCAGAAAGCCACAAAACTCACACCCACCATGACGAGCACGTGGAGCCGCGAGAGGGAAATCGACGAGTAGGCGCCTCCGATCGGTATCGGCAAAACCTCAACGACAATGGGGCTGAGAACGAGCGCCGTGAGCATCGCGCTCATCACGCAGGCTTTGGTGATGGCCTTGCTTCGAGTGATGGCCGCGATCAGGAGGATCGTGGCTTCGAAGAACGCAATGTATAGAAGGTTGCCATGCCAGATGAGAAACATCGCGAGTCGGACAAGCGCCATCAAGGGAGCGAGAAACAGAATCTTCTTGTCGGAGAGATCGGGTCTCGCGAGATGCGTACACAGCAGGAGCATGCAGGCGCCGACCAGCACAACGGCTGTATGGTGGTCGGGGTTCCCCACCCGTCCGTATTTTACGCAGATGGGAAAGAGCGAGAAGAGCAGACCGGCAAACAGCCCAACCCCCGTGCTGGTGACTCTTCGTGCTATGAAATAAATGGGGATGACCGTGAGGGCGCCAAAAACGCTCGAGGCCCAGGCCGCCACCTTCTCGAACCCCGCTTGATCTGCGGCAAACAGTCTTGCTGTGCCGCCCACCAGGAAATCGAACAGGGGGGGCCAGGGTACATTTACGCCGCCGGGAAAATTCAGGTAGGGGTCGCGCAAGAGCGCGGCGGGAAAGTTTACAAAGGTGTAGAACGCCCGTCGCATGTGATACGTGGCGTCGGCGGGGGCAAAGACGACGCCTTCGTCGGTGAAGACGTGTTCGAACCCGAGCGCACGCACGCCAAGGGCAAACGCGAAGACCCCAAAGAGCGCGAGGGCCTCGCGGTGGCTGCGGGAACTAGCGGCCGGCATGCCCGGGTTCAAGCATTCTGACCGAGTCCTCCGCGCAGCAGGGGCAGCGCGCGATCCGTCCCCATGGTGGTAACGAGGGTCGAAAGCTTGGGTCCTTTGTGTCGATCGAGGATCAG
This window contains:
- a CDS encoding class I SAM-dependent methyltransferase, which codes for MIRNLAHHRFALLALQIVLISLPLLQATAQNNSVNPGINDKFLSETLEIAEWRKRFEGESRQIYAHRKEIVAALKLRDKQRVADIGAGTGLFSELFARAVGHNGLVWALEISPKFIEHMQDRFSQADLDQIEVVENTERSTGLAESSIDLAFLCDVYHHFEYPEDMLRNLAYVLRWGGSLVIIDFERIPGETSNFIMNHVRAGKDVFRKEIEAAGFSFKEEIKIEGLTDNYILRFVRR
- the nudC gene encoding NAD(+) diphosphatase, translated to MPSGYPLSFVPGHMAPEDPGEAPLCFAFRNRDLLVMEDGALPPVALIDEHGIEAVRRQYLGSLNGTHCYSLELAPDIAPPPGMDFRNLRMLFGSLDPACHAVAGRAVQIVEWDRTHQFCGSCGQKTVLADIDRSRSCPDCAVPMYPRLSPAMIVAVERGDQVLLGRSPHFPPGIYSCLAGFVEPGESAEEAVIREVYEETRIVCDNVRYFNSQAWPFPNSLMLGFTAQYVGGEIDTRGDELEDARWCAADDMPNIFPGNVSISQWLLADFLERNQGG
- a CDS encoding NADPH:quinone oxidoreductase family protein — its product is MKAVVVRELMEPMDLSVSEIETPEIEAGKLAIEVKAIGCNFADTLIVRGKYQVKPEFPFIPGGEVAGVVCEIGEGVTGFSVGDRVMAFVGHGGFAERVNANSEATFPIPDDMSFEHAAAMPIVYGTSYLALVPRGMLAAGETVLVTAAAGGIGTATIQIAKALGARVIALAGGSEKLEIVRGVGADIAIDYRKDDWVERVRQETQGQGANVVIENVGGDIFDGCTRCIAWEGRLVIVGFAGGEIPLVKVNRILLKHISLVGVHFGPMTKHAPEQIASCFRSLMKLYEEGSIKPVISKSYPLSRAADALAALGNRKTHGKIVLTIS
- a CDS encoding glycosyltransferase family 39 protein, encoding MPAASSRSHREALALFGVFAFALGVRALGFEHVFTDEGVVFAPADATYHMRRAFYTFVNFPAALLRDPYLNFPGGVNVPWPPLFDFLVGGTARLFAADQAGFEKVAAWASSVFGALTVIPIYFIARRVTSTGVGLFAGLLFSLFPICVKYGRVGNPDHHTAVVLVGACMLLLCTHLARPDLSDKKILFLAPLMALVRLAMFLIWHGNLLYIAFFEATILLIAAITRSKAITKACVMSAMLTALVLSPIVVEVLPIPIGGAYSSISLSRLHVLVMVGVSFVAFCHWALNRHRPESGVALRISAMGAASLIFVAALLLIPATRSGLLPAFQFLTMQDGAGLATLEQLPLFAIFGRDPVHSPQQPWAYFAYLLPLAPFAFPLFVREPQHRPAAWVLTGWTAGFVILAIAQRRYGNDLAPAAAVAFAIGLVELSRAALRKIGIESQRARLAAAVISGLLALGLFSSVLRSYEIPRLQSGLAALTGKAANPAAGMDLISKNVAHFARKVRAATPDTDGFLNHRRNPEYGIIAHANLGHVLHYYARRATATDPMWSYIGPENWARSLAFFRAKEEPKAIAIASLLRGRYVVTANTDSIDTISGRLHQRDGRQDDHGPRLEHFRLVTESSPGRAGFGLLYGQKTESLADGSGVAYKLFEIVKGALLEIEAAPQTRISASLTIEAPSGRRFVYLVNGETGDDGIARLRIPYSTASETPIHATGPYRVLVGDHLSRIQVSEVDVRDGLKVVVGTPSNTNGQNFSD